Proteins from a genomic interval of Lysobacter arenosi:
- a CDS encoding 1,2-dihydroxy-3-keto-5-methylthiopentene dioxygenase translates to MSRLRIFSETDTTTPSLATSDQAEIARELQRIGVAFEQWQASAPVAPGDAPEKIMEAYRADIDRLVSERGFKTVDVVSIAPDNPQREVMRAKFLDEHFHKEDEVRFFVAGSGLFTLHVGEQVYEIKCEQGDLIAVPDSTRHWFDMGPEPSFIAIRFFTEPDGWVGHFTGTDIAQRFPRYEKGQAG, encoded by the coding sequence ATGAGCCGCCTGCGCATTTTCAGTGAAACCGACACCACCACGCCGAGCCTGGCCACCAGCGACCAGGCGGAGATCGCGCGCGAACTGCAGCGCATCGGCGTTGCCTTCGAGCAGTGGCAGGCCAGCGCGCCGGTCGCCCCGGGCGATGCGCCGGAAAAGATCATGGAGGCCTATCGCGCCGACATCGATCGGCTCGTCAGCGAGCGCGGATTCAAGACCGTCGACGTGGTCAGCATCGCCCCGGACAACCCGCAGCGCGAGGTCATGCGCGCCAAGTTCCTGGACGAGCACTTCCACAAGGAAGACGAGGTGCGTTTCTTCGTCGCCGGGTCCGGACTGTTCACGCTTCATGTTGGCGAGCAGGTCTACGAGATCAAGTGCGAGCAGGGCGACCTGATCGCCGTGCCCGACAGCACCCGGCACTGGTTCGACATGGGGCCGGAGCCGAGCTTCATCGCGATCCGCTTCTTCACCGAGCCCGATGGCTGGGTCGGCCATTTCACCGGCACCGACATCGCCCAGCGCTTCCCGCGCTACGAGAAGGGGCAGGCGGGATGA